From Chryseobacterium joostei, the proteins below share one genomic window:
- a CDS encoding nuclear transport factor 2 family protein gives MKNIQEQKNMNSGSANSNPDGLRQNIGKISKMIFSSIPTVAIISAFTVGGLLISCQGKNNQNNKTEVMQNNQEQKEAILKPIDLYVEAGRKGDGNIAKQAFASTATMSWSEAGALKSVPIQVLFDGFSAAEPMEANYKLTTLDAEGDVAIVRIESQFGANKYADMFTLVKDGNDWKIISKIYQTIK, from the coding sequence ATGAAAAACATTCAAGAACAAAAAAATATGAATTCTGGTTCCGCAAATTCTAATCCAGATGGGTTAAGGCAAAACATCGGAAAAATATCGAAAATGATATTTTCTTCAATACCAACGGTAGCAATTATCTCAGCCTTTACCGTTGGAGGATTATTAATTTCATGTCAAGGTAAAAACAATCAAAATAATAAAACAGAAGTTATGCAAAACAATCAAGAACAAAAAGAAGCTATCCTAAAGCCAATAGATTTATATGTGGAAGCAGGAAGAAAAGGCGATGGCAATATTGCTAAACAGGCATTCGCATCGACTGCAACTATGTCATGGTCTGAAGCCGGAGCATTGAAAAGTGTACCAATACAGGTGCTTTTTGACGGATTTTCCGCAGCAGAGCCAATGGAAGCAAATTACAAACTGACAACTTTAGATGCAGAGGGAGATGTAGCAATCGTGAGAATCGAATCTCAGTTTGGAGCCAACAAATATGCCGATATGTTTACACT
- a CDS encoding GTP cyclohydrolase II, which yields MLTIQAQSNVPTDFGMFTVYSFSENENDRCPHLVLVAEKTDFNEVVNVRFHSECITGEVFHSRKCECGQQLDAAVKFMSEKGRMIIFLRQEGRNIS from the coding sequence ATGCTTACAATACAGGCTCAATCTAATGTTCCGACCGATTTTGGAATGTTTACCGTCTATTCATTTTCTGAAAATGAAAATGACCGGTGTCCACATTTGGTTTTGGTGGCTGAAAAAACAGATTTTAATGAAGTTGTTAATGTACGTTTCCATTCGGAGTGCATTACCGGAGAAGTTTTCCATTCGAGGAAATGTGAATGCGGACAACAACTGGATGCGGCAGTGAAATTTATGTCTGAAAAAGGAAGAATGATTATTTTTCTAAGACAGGAAGGCAGAAATATTAGCTGA
- a CDS encoding DUF2256 domain-containing protein, with the protein MPANLPSKICEVCGLPFNWRKKWKKNWDEVKYCSEKCRKNKKSTSSGSEII; encoded by the coding sequence ATGCCAGCCAACTTACCTTCAAAGATTTGTGAAGTCTGCGGACTGCCATTCAACTGGCGGAAAAAGTGGAAGAAAAACTGGGACGAAGTAAAATATTGCAGCGAAAAATGCCGGAAAAACAAAAAATCAACCTCCTCTGGTTCGGAAATAATTTAA
- a CDS encoding TIGR03643 family protein: MVKEFNVIQTDRIIEMAWEDRTPFEAIAFQFGISESEVIKLMRKELKPSSFRLWRKRVNSGVSQKHLMKRNPEIDRFKCKRQRTISHNRISKR, translated from the coding sequence ATGGTGAAAGAATTTAATGTAATACAAACAGACCGCATCATTGAAATGGCTTGGGAAGACAGAACGCCGTTTGAAGCGATAGCATTTCAGTTTGGAATTTCAGAATCTGAAGTGATTAAATTGATGAGAAAAGAACTGAAACCATCAAGTTTTCGGCTTTGGAGAAAAAGAGTGAATTCTGGAGTAAGCCAGAAACATCTGATGAAAAGAAATCCTGAAATTGATAGGTTTAAATGTAAAAGACAGCGTACGATAAGTCATAATAGAATTTCGAAACGATAA
- a CDS encoding cryptochrome/photolyase family protein → MAKVASSTVQLIFPHQLFKDTDYLDKNQPVFLVEEFLFFKQYKFHKQKIAFHRATMKFYEEFLTKEKFKVEYIESTSPLSDVRNLVKHLEKLNFDKILITDVCDNWLEKRIKETKLELEILESPLFINTREDLKDYFEDKKLYHQTDFYKQQRISRNTLMKAGKPIGGKWTFDTENRKKYPKNKKAPSVHFPENSKYFEEAKIYTEKNFSENYGNLTSYQLYPVSFEEAENWLNQFLELRFADFGIYEDSIVEREHFLHHSVLSPLLNIGLLTAENVLREAIGYANEYKIPINSLEGFVRQILGWREFVRGIYLYQGTYQRNKNYWKHQNPLPESFYTGRTEIKPIDSTILKVLETGYAHHIERLMIFANFMNLLKLNPDDVYQWFMEMFIDSYDWVMVPNVYGMSSFSDGGKMSTKPYISGSNYIKKMSDYSDDDWTEKWDALFWNFVNDNKEFFKTNPRLGMMLRTLDKMTDEKKSEHFKIARHTIKNLK, encoded by the coding sequence ATGGCTAAAGTAGCATCTTCAACGGTGCAATTGATATTTCCGCATCAGCTTTTTAAAGACACGGATTATCTGGATAAAAATCAACCTGTTTTTTTGGTGGAAGAGTTTCTGTTTTTTAAACAATACAAATTTCACAAACAGAAAATTGCCTTTCATAGGGCGACTATGAAGTTTTATGAGGAATTTTTGACCAAAGAAAAATTCAAGGTGGAATATATTGAAAGTACTTCCCCACTTTCTGATGTTCGAAATTTAGTGAAGCATTTAGAAAAACTAAATTTTGACAAAATTCTCATCACAGATGTTTGCGATAATTGGCTTGAAAAGAGAATCAAAGAAACGAAATTGGAATTAGAGATTCTCGAAAGTCCTTTATTCATCAATACCCGGGAAGATCTGAAAGACTATTTTGAAGATAAAAAATTGTATCATCAAACCGATTTTTACAAACAACAGAGAATTTCCCGAAATACTCTTATGAAAGCAGGAAAACCAATCGGCGGAAAGTGGACTTTCGATACAGAAAACAGAAAGAAATATCCTAAAAATAAAAAAGCGCCATCGGTTCACTTTCCCGAAAACAGCAAATATTTTGAGGAAGCAAAAATTTATACCGAGAAAAACTTCAGTGAAAATTATGGCAATTTAACGTCATATCAGCTTTATCCGGTTTCTTTTGAAGAAGCAGAAAACTGGTTGAATCAGTTTCTGGAGCTTCGATTCGCAGATTTTGGAATCTATGAAGACAGCATCGTGGAGCGTGAACATTTTCTGCATCACAGCGTGCTTTCGCCATTGTTAAACATTGGACTTTTAACTGCAGAAAACGTTTTGAGAGAAGCCATTGGATATGCGAACGAATATAAAATCCCTATCAATTCTCTTGAAGGATTTGTGCGGCAGATTTTGGGTTGGAGAGAATTTGTGAGAGGGATTTACCTTTATCAGGGAACTTATCAGCGAAATAAAAATTATTGGAAACATCAAAATCCGCTTCCCGAATCTTTTTATACAGGGAGGACTGAAATTAAACCAATTGACAGCACAATTTTGAAGGTCCTGGAAACTGGTTATGCACATCACATCGAACGATTAATGATTTTCGCCAACTTTATGAATCTGTTGAAACTTAATCCAGACGACGTTTACCAATGGTTTATGGAAATGTTCATCGATTCTTACGATTGGGTAATGGTTCCTAATGTTTATGGGATGAGCAGCTTTTCTGACGGAGGAAAAATGAGTACAAAACCGTACATCAGCGGAAGCAATTACATCAAAAAGATGAGCGATTACTCTGATGACGACTGGACGGAAAAATGGGATGCCCTCTTTTGGAATTTTGTGAATGATAACAAAGAATTTTTCAAAACAAATCCGAGATTGGGAATGATGTTGCGAACTTTGGATAAAATGACGGATGAGAAAAAATCTGAACACTTTAAAATCGCCCGGCACACGATTAAAAATTTAAAATAA
- a CDS encoding AraC family transcriptional regulator, with protein sequence MKKMIKFPTSLIGLDTPQNTLELDGCTLIEQCIHSTEVRGTMYLEQHLLLIVLEGTVVLTYGKQEYTVGKNDMILLKKATAVKYHKFGNTENDNIYDSLMFSIKDDLLKSFLSTSEIKVSKPEGEIKTRPYPMNECLVAFAHSMKPYFFDHSVVHPGQLRLKIMELLYDVAECNRNMFLQILQLHEPIRTDIRNVVEQHYASPVSVAELAYLSGRSLSSFKRDFQNIYNVAPATWIREKRLEKAKEMLETTSLSVSDICYSLGFENVSHFSRIYKEFHGQAPSISR encoded by the coding sequence ATGAAAAAAATGATAAAGTTCCCGACTTCTCTGATAGGTCTTGATACACCTCAGAATACCTTAGAACTTGATGGTTGTACTTTAATTGAGCAATGTATACATAGTACAGAAGTTAGAGGTACTATGTATCTGGAACAGCATTTACTTCTTATTGTTCTTGAGGGAACGGTTGTTCTTACCTATGGAAAGCAGGAATATACAGTGGGCAAAAATGATATGATTTTGCTAAAGAAAGCTACTGCAGTAAAGTATCATAAATTTGGAAATACTGAAAATGATAATATCTACGATAGCTTAATGTTTAGCATCAAGGATGATCTTTTGAAATCATTTCTGTCAACTTCAGAGATCAAGGTGTCTAAACCTGAAGGTGAGATCAAAACACGACCATATCCAATGAATGAATGTTTGGTTGCATTTGCCCATTCCATGAAGCCCTATTTTTTTGATCATTCTGTGGTTCATCCAGGACAGCTTCGCTTAAAGATTATGGAATTATTATACGATGTTGCGGAATGTAACCGGAATATGTTTTTACAAATCCTACAATTACATGAGCCTATACGAACCGATATCCGTAACGTGGTGGAACAGCATTATGCTTCACCGGTTTCCGTTGCTGAACTGGCTTATCTTTCAGGCAGAAGCTTGTCAAGTTTTAAGAGAGATTTTCAGAATATCTACAATGTTGCACCAGCAACCTGGATCAGAGAAAAGAGATTGGAGAAGGCAAAAGAAATGCTGGAAACAACATCTTTGTCGGTCTCAGATATTTGTTATTCCTTAGGATTTGAAAATGTCTCTCATTTTTCAAGAATATATAAAGAATTTCATGGACAGGCACCAAGCATATCCCGTTAA
- a CDS encoding SDR family oxidoreductase gives MKVLVIGANGRVGSLLVNKLATQHQVLAGSRNPNSANNAYNIEQVYIDLLSDVDMLAESMSGADAVYFVSGSRGKNLLLIDLHGAIKTMQAAEKAGVKRYIMLSSVFALQPERWNESFLSDLTDYNIAKHYADRYLTTQTDLDYTILQPGGLKEEQGTGKIETNVTSPGTNSIANVVDTLVAVLENNSTIGKVILMHDGNTPIDEALNQLG, from the coding sequence ATGAAAGTATTGGTTATTGGAGCAAATGGTAGAGTCGGATCTCTTTTAGTAAATAAGCTAGCTACTCAACATCAGGTTTTGGCAGGCTCAAGAAATCCAAATTCAGCAAATAACGCATATAATATTGAGCAGGTTTATATTGATTTGCTCAGCGATGTAGATATGCTTGCAGAAAGTATGAGCGGTGCTGATGCGGTTTATTTTGTTTCTGGATCGCGTGGGAAAAATCTTTTACTGATAGATTTACATGGAGCAATTAAAACCATGCAAGCCGCAGAAAAAGCTGGGGTTAAACGTTATATTATGCTGAGCTCAGTTTTTGCATTGCAACCCGAACGCTGGAATGAATCTTTCCTCAGTGATCTTACAGATTATAATATTGCTAAACATTACGCTGATCGCTACCTCACAACCCAAACTGATCTCGATTATACTATTTTGCAACCCGGAGGACTTAAAGAAGAGCAAGGAACAGGAAAAATAGAGACCAATGTTACTAGCCCGGGAACTAATTCTATTGCTAATGTTGTTGATACCCTTGTCGCAGTATTGGAAAATAATTCAACAATTGGTAAGGTTATTTTGATGCATGATGGAAATACACCGATTGATGAAGCACTTAATCAACTTGGATAA
- a CDS encoding MarR family winged helix-turn-helix transcriptional regulator, producing MQTDFFIDLLHQVKEFEHSDACKSNSTVDDFRVWMNDKKYADESPTKLFKNENHQVSFTENEICKQVLLLGRYSKLLIRKGLGDFPELANEEFTYLYRLKDEPFLTKIQLIEKNGHEKQTGTQIIKRLLEAGFLEEKNDKDDKRSKRLNLTKKGEEIFHTSVSNVNLISKILSGKLDKVEKNEFLRILKKLNEFHYHIYVDYKNSNINQISEFFQ from the coding sequence ATGCAAACCGACTTTTTCATAGACCTGCTCCATCAAGTGAAAGAATTTGAACATTCTGACGCCTGCAAATCCAACTCTACCGTTGATGATTTCCGCGTGTGGATGAATGATAAAAAATATGCTGATGAAAGTCCGACCAAGCTTTTTAAAAATGAAAATCATCAGGTTTCATTTACCGAAAATGAAATTTGCAAACAGGTTCTCTTATTAGGACGATATTCTAAATTACTGATCAGAAAAGGTTTGGGAGATTTCCCTGAATTAGCGAATGAAGAATTTACCTACCTGTACCGCTTAAAAGACGAACCTTTTTTAACGAAAATTCAATTGATCGAAAAAAACGGTCACGAGAAACAAACCGGAACTCAAATCATCAAAAGACTTTTGGAAGCAGGATTTTTGGAGGAGAAAAATGATAAAGACGATAAGCGAAGTAAACGACTAAATTTGACTAAAAAAGGCGAAGAAATTTTCCACACCTCGGTTTCTAATGTCAACTTAATCTCAAAAATTTTATCCGGAAAGCTTGATAAAGTTGAGAAGAATGAATTTCTTAGGATTTTGAAAAAACTTAATGAATTTCATTATCATATTTATGTTGATTATAAGAATTCAAACATCAATCAGATATCAGAATTTTTTCAATAA
- a CDS encoding DASH family cryptochrome → MPEKQKINLLWFGNNLRIRDNESLFNVMQEHLPFLAVYIFDKTFFNSTQLSFKKIGKFRAQFLLQTVSDLENNLKEKKIPFLKKLGKTEDIFKQISKDFQVEKIFCQREWTKEEIELENQIKTIFPDVQWIKSYSQLLLEPDFVKERLDKIPLLFTTFRQKIEKDFKIRNEFNAEHIVYTKSILNLKINSDDFTFKTLGFDDFEMHQSSAFPFSGGETEVFQRLNHYFFETRNLSCYKDTRNGLIDKDYSSKFSAWLANGSLSAVSIFHEINKYEDEFGSNESTYWLIFELLWRDFFKFTSMQFRDKIFQQNGISERKYEWKYDQSLINQWINGETDSDFINANMLEIKNTGWMSNRGRQNAASYFCKILKQDWRLGAAYFEEMLIDYDVHSNYGNWMYLAGVGNDPRSRTFNAEKQAEQYDSDRKFRNLWLK, encoded by the coding sequence ATGCCGGAAAAACAAAAAATCAACCTCCTCTGGTTCGGAAATAATTTAAGAATCAGAGACAATGAATCACTTTTCAACGTGATGCAAGAACATTTACCTTTTCTTGCAGTGTATATTTTTGACAAAACTTTTTTCAATTCGACACAACTTAGTTTTAAGAAAATTGGAAAATTTCGGGCTCAATTTTTGTTGCAAACTGTTTCGGATTTGGAAAATAATTTAAAAGAAAAGAAGATTCCGTTTCTTAAAAAATTGGGTAAGACCGAAGATATTTTTAAGCAGATTTCTAAAGATTTTCAGGTTGAAAAAATATTCTGTCAGAGAGAATGGACAAAGGAAGAAATTGAATTGGAAAATCAAATCAAAACCATCTTTCCTGATGTACAATGGATAAAATCTTATTCTCAACTTTTGCTTGAACCAGATTTCGTTAAAGAACGATTAGATAAAATTCCTCTACTGTTTACTACATTCAGACAAAAAATAGAGAAAGATTTTAAAATCAGAAATGAATTTAATGCTGAACATATCGTATACACTAAATCCATTTTAAATTTAAAAATAAACAGCGACGATTTTACATTTAAGACTTTAGGTTTTGATGATTTTGAAATGCATCAATCTTCTGCTTTTCCATTTTCGGGTGGTGAAACTGAAGTATTTCAACGATTGAATCATTACTTTTTTGAAACTAGAAATCTAAGTTGTTATAAAGATACAAGAAATGGTTTAATTGATAAAGACTATAGCAGCAAATTTTCAGCGTGGCTTGCCAACGGAAGTCTGTCTGCAGTATCTATTTTCCACGAAATCAATAAATATGAGGATGAATTTGGAAGTAACGAATCGACGTATTGGCTTATTTTTGAATTGCTTTGGAGAGACTTTTTCAAATTTACTTCAATGCAGTTTCGGGATAAAATATTTCAGCAAAATGGAATTTCAGAACGGAAATACGAATGGAAATATGATCAAAGTTTAATTAACCAATGGATCAATGGCGAGACAGATTCTGATTTTATCAACGCCAATATGCTGGAAATTAAAAACACTGGCTGGATGAGCAACCGTGGACGACAAAACGCAGCTTCCTATTTCTGCAAAATCCTGAAGCAGGATTGGAGACTGGGTGCAGCTTATTTTGAGGAAATGCTCATCGATTACGATGTTCACAGCAATTATGGAAACTGGATGTATCTCGCCGGCGTTGGAAATGACCCGAGAAGCAGAACTTTCAATGCTGAAAAACAGGCTGAACAATATGATTCGGATCGAAAATTCAGAAATTTATGGCTAAAGTAG
- a CDS encoding ABC1 kinase family protein: MKTLNKIPTGKLERTSSLLKAGAKVGVNYIKYYGNKITKNKDEDEARKALNENNATDIYDSLKELKGSALKVAQMLSMEKNILPQAYVEKFSLSQFSVPPLSGALLKKTFRKYFGKNPEDLFDEFTNESVNAASIGQVHKAKKDGQNFAVKIQYPGVRESISSDLKMVKPIAMKMFNIQKEGSESYFQEVENKLFEETDYDLELKRSQEISKKCSHLSNLDFPKYYPELSCERIITMDWMNGKHFSEFTKLKNSQEDLNKIGQALWDFYMYQMHVLKQVHADPHPGNFLVSEDKKLLVIDFGCIKEIPNDFYKPYFELAQLENLNNPEFYKEKLYDLEILSSNDSAKEQEFFTKLFYELLELFTRPFNAEIFDFSDESFFQEIADLGQKYAKISDMKGMNTNRGSKHFIYLNRTFFGLYNMMHDLKAKNVVINQYKNFNQ; the protein is encoded by the coding sequence ATGAAAACACTCAATAAAATACCAACAGGAAAGCTGGAACGAACGAGCAGCTTGCTGAAGGCAGGAGCAAAAGTCGGTGTTAATTACATTAAATATTACGGAAATAAAATCACAAAAAATAAAGATGAGGACGAAGCGAGAAAAGCTTTGAATGAAAACAACGCAACCGACATTTATGATTCTCTGAAAGAACTGAAAGGCTCAGCCTTGAAAGTTGCCCAAATGTTAAGCATGGAGAAAAACATTCTTCCGCAGGCTTATGTTGAAAAATTTTCTTTGTCGCAATTTTCTGTTCCGCCGCTTTCGGGAGCCCTGTTAAAGAAAACTTTTAGAAAATATTTCGGAAAAAATCCGGAGGATCTATTTGATGAATTCACGAATGAATCCGTTAACGCGGCAAGTATCGGACAGGTTCATAAAGCGAAAAAAGATGGTCAAAATTTTGCCGTAAAAATTCAATATCCCGGTGTGAGAGAAAGCATTTCAAGTGATTTGAAAATGGTAAAACCTATTGCGATGAAAATGTTTAATATCCAGAAAGAAGGTTCAGAATCTTATTTTCAGGAAGTAGAAAATAAATTGTTTGAGGAAACAGATTATGATCTTGAACTGAAAAGAAGTCAGGAAATTTCTAAAAAATGCAGTCATCTTTCGAATTTAGATTTTCCAAAATATTATCCTGAATTATCTTGCGAAAGAATCATCACAATGGATTGGATGAACGGAAAACATTTCTCGGAATTCACAAAATTGAAAAATTCTCAGGAAGATTTGAACAAAATCGGACAGGCACTCTGGGATTTCTATATGTACCAGATGCACGTCCTAAAACAGGTTCACGCAGACCCACATCCAGGCAATTTCCTGGTTTCAGAAGATAAAAAACTGCTCGTGATTGATTTCGGATGTATCAAAGAAATCCCGAATGACTTTTATAAACCCTATTTTGAGTTGGCTCAACTTGAGAATCTGAATAATCCTGAATTTTACAAAGAAAAATTATACGATCTGGAGATTTTGAGTTCTAATGATTCTGCTAAAGAACAGGAATTTTTCACCAAATTATTCTACGAATTGCTGGAATTGTTCACAAGACCTTTTAACGCAGAAATTTTTGATTTTTCTGATGAATCGTTCTTTCAGGAAATTGCAGATCTGGGTCAGAAATACGCCAAAATCAGCGATATGAAAGGAATGAATACCAACAGAGGTTCGAAACATTTTATTTATCTGAACCGTACATTTTTTGGTTTGTATAATATGATGCACGATTTGAAAGCCAAAAATGTCGTAATCAATCAGTACAAAAATTTTAACCAATAA
- a CDS encoding SDR family NAD(P)-dependent oxidoreductase: MKNIVIIGCGQGIGFAAAKILSENHYVIGISRTENPEIENLNIEFHPIDILSGNLDEIIFPEVIDGLVYAPGSINLKPFNRLSIEDFKNDFEINVLGAVKTIQKLLPNLKKSETASVVLFSSVAAKLGMPFHASISASKSAVEGLTKSMAAEFSPQKIRVNAIAPSLTDTNLASPLLSTPEKREASGRRHPLQRVGRADEIAKMVAFLLSNNSAWITGQIIGIDGGMSNIKL, translated from the coding sequence ATGAAAAACATAGTCATTATCGGTTGCGGACAGGGAATTGGATTTGCTGCTGCAAAAATATTATCAGAAAATCATTACGTTATTGGTATTTCAAGAACCGAAAATCCTGAAATTGAAAATTTAAATATTGAATTTCATCCAATAGATATCCTTTCGGGGAATTTGGATGAAATTATATTCCCTGAAGTTATTGACGGATTGGTTTATGCGCCGGGAAGTATTAATTTAAAACCATTTAACCGGCTTTCGATTGAAGATTTCAAGAATGATTTTGAAATCAATGTTTTGGGTGCTGTCAAAACGATTCAGAAACTGTTGCCTAATTTGAAGAAGTCGGAAACTGCTTCTGTTGTATTGTTCAGTTCGGTGGCGGCAAAGCTGGGAATGCCTTTTCACGCCTCAATTTCTGCAAGTAAAAGTGCTGTTGAAGGTTTGACGAAAAGTATGGCCGCAGAATTTTCTCCTCAGAAAATCAGAGTGAATGCCATCGCTCCCTCTTTAACGGATACTAATTTAGCTTCACCACTTCTGTCAACACCTGAAAAACGGGAAGCTTCAGGAAGAAGACATCCATTACAAAGAGTTGGAAGAGCCGACGAAATTGCAAAAATGGTTGCGTTTCTTTTATCTAATAATTCAGCTTGGATCACAGGACAGATCATTGGAATTGACGGAGGAATGAGCAACATCAAATTGTAA